The segment GGTGTAGTACATAATTCCTGATGggtataaaacatgttttataaaataaactccTAATTTACCAAACTCTTTAAAGATGAAATTAAATTCTTCAAAAAGAGTTCCCACAAATGACATGGACTTGAACCTTCTAGGAAGTTCTTTACTTCTCATTTATCACCAATATCTGTTTACAGTGAACATGTACTTATCTGCTGTTTGGAATATGTAAAGTTTCTGTGCATCAAATTCCCTCCAAGCATTCCTGTTCAACATTTAGCAAAGCATTTGTCAAAACTAAAGTTTCCTCCTTACTTaactaaatgtacaaaaacacaaaatatgaatGCACTCTGATAGCTGAAGAGACCAATCAATTATTTAGCACAAACACTTTATTGCTCCCTCTCTTTCAGTCACTTTTGTAATACAACAACCAGCTCTGGACAACAGGGGGCAACCTTAGCTTCTATACCAAGAACTATGGAATAAAAACGATGAAGTATTTCCATTAATAACCCAAACACACCATCTGTGTCtaaagatttatttagttttgtaaagCAGTTTATTATATCTGTTTTACTGATGTAATAGTTTGAATGATTGTTCAAGAGTGTTTACTGCAAACTCAGAAAATACAGCACCTTACAGCCAGCAGCTCTAGGTGCCGTGATGCTTTTACAGAAACCAACCATGTAGATGATTTATGATCAGTTCACAAAGAGATTTTTGGGATTAATCtgtaaaagttacaacaaaGGCTAAACAATGACACATGATCATAtccagtcaaacaaacaaaaaaaacagtatgaAAGAAACATGAGACCAGACGTGATAACCACGACTCAGCgttttctgcatttaaaataCGTCTCACTGTTTATGagcttttaatgaaagaaatgcTGCAATCCTACATGTTAAATGAAGGTTTTCATGGAGTGGACTTGGTGCTTTTACCAGACTTGGAGTCATGTTCAGGCTGAAGTTTGCAGGAACTGAACTTATTGATGGTGTTAGTAAtgatttctgcttttctctccagtaggcaacacaaaactaaactggTCTAATATTGAGCTGGTCCAGCTGGTCTAAAAGCAGCTCGGGCAATGCTGCTTTTACCTACAGATTAATGCTTCTGTTATAActtaaagctgctgcagattaTCTACTTCTGCCTttcatttacaaagaaaatactGGTGCGCACAAGGGGTTATTGTCTTCTCATTTACATCACTAGTTATTATGATTTATGGATTCCTGAGTTGACCTTTTAATGGAAAAAGCATCaaacttatttaaacaaaaacatcttcagtttcagcttttttgttgtaCTGCTGGTGATGTGAAGTCATGTGACTCTGCCTCGAGACAAACGCATCAGAGACGCACATGATGGTGATAAAGatccatttattcatttcagGGTCACACACCTAATATATTTCTGTGATAAACCTCATCTTTATTAGGCTGTAAAGgaattaaattgaaataaatttgTTAATAAGTTTAGTATAAACAGGCCACAGATAACATACGTTACCATTTGCACCCAttataaagatgttttaaaacaaaataaatatgtgaTTTCAGTGTTACAGAAACGATTCCTGATTCGTTCAGATGTTTTACGAGGGGGTTGGTTCTCACACCTTTTACATGTTTTGGGTTTCTTGGTGTGAAGAGCGTTTCAGCGCGATGGCATCACTACAGACACacgtgtgtatatatataaagctgATATGTTAGCAGATGTTGTACATTTTTAGTACATAAACTGATGATGGTTTCTTTAAACAACCCTTCCCTGAAGAAGCGGACGGCTTTCTCCTGGTGACTGTCGACTCAACAGGTTCCACAGCAGCAAAGGCACCGACGTTACAGAGAAGCTGCCTCCGTTCTCGGCGTGGTCGTCCCTCAGAGGCTGGTACTGCTTAAACCGCCTGGTTAGAGACACGACACGGGTGAGGTCTTCAAACATGAGTTTAAACAGGTTCAAAAAGACAAGAGGGTTTATCTTTTGTAGCTGACATTGATTAAAAGCCtggaactaaaacaaaaccatcaatAAAAGTATTCTGATCAAATAAgacattaaatataaattagaTTAGTTTGGTCATGTTCCCCAaaaaatttggtttattttaaagtattacacgtgaaatttaaatttatctaTAATTGATAGAATGCCAGAGTCCTGACAAAGACTAAGAATGtattagtttgatttttaatgGATGTAATGTTGGCTGGGAACtctttgaattttgttttcagtcaattttaaggTGTTCTTGTCTAATGTCTGACAGCTAATGACTAAACTTCTTTGAATCTGGCTGATTTTTGCTGTAATAAATTATATGCTACTGAACATTTAGTTTAACAGGTCAATtaaacaccattttttttccaatgatGACTCCCTGCCACTGCTTCCATTAAATCCTAGTTTTTACTTTCTTAAAACTATAATATATGAAATAAGTTTTTTTAGTCTTGTGTTTATAGAAAATGAGAGGACTGTAATTGGTGATtaagaaactataaaaaagcaacaaaaaaagacccagATCACTTTGAAAACTCAGATTTTGTCAACAACATGTAATGACGACAACATTCTTGCCTTGAATGTAATATTAATATATAACTTCCAGTGTTTTATTGACATtaataacaatgtttttgtttaatttcgaTCACTTTCTTGACTTCACTCACTCACTTCAGTCACTCACCTGTACATCAAACCCAAACAACAAACGACGCAGGCGAGAACCATACCACCCAGCACAGTCGCAGCAGTTCCAGCTGGTGAACCACCTGAGGCTGAAATTAATGAAATAACATcacttaaatgaaaaaaaaaaaacacctttctgACACCAATTTCTGGatatattatatttttcctCTCACTCACCCACTGCTACATTGACTCTAGCGCTCGCCATGGCCAGACTGACGTCATTGGTCAGTGAGACGTTGAGACAGAAGACCCCGGTGTCGTTGAAGAACTGACGGAGGACCATCTGACAGTCTGGAGATGGCGAGGCTGTGTTGCAGATGGTCTGTACCGGTGTGATACAGTCGGCATCGGAAATGACGGTGCACACTTCGCTTGGCAGACTACGAGTGGGAGAAGGAAAGGAGACGTTACAAGAAGATTAATCAAAAGCAAGGTCAAGGTTGTGAAGCTCAAAAGACATAACTAATTAAAAGGCTTCACATTAAAAGTCTTCACATATTCTCTTAAGGAGATTATAAAGTCAAACATCTtgggcagccatctgcttcaaccagcAGAgggttgagaggacagaaaagaggcacaaacaaatacagaatgactggttcaggtggagtttctatgggGAGAAAAACAGGGAACACAAGACactaataaatacaaataccaaaagagaggagcctgataattGAAAGCTCTGCATCCCAATCTACTTGTTGAGCCTGGATCGTGATCTATTTTGGACTGAATTGAATTGGATTTTTTCATTTGATAAATAGTGCACTgagattacttttgttgtgaaatggcaatatataaataaactgaatagaAATTTCAGAACATTAACAGTTTAAACCATGCAATATACTATTTTTAAGTGCTTTTCATGATCAGGAATGTTTCTAATAGAGTCTTTCTGATAGAGacgctgctcctctgcatcaaaagaagtcagctgaggtggttcgggcatctgattagtaTGTCCCCTGGGTGCTTCCCTTTTGAGGTTTTCTCATTGGGAAAAGACCCCAGGGGAAACCTAggactcgctggagggattatataccctctctggcctgggaaagcCTTGGGATTGCCCTAAGAGGAACTAGAGAAGGATGTCTGGGTTccttcctggacctgttgccctCTAAGACCCGACCATGGAtaagtagaagatggatggatggatggatggatggatggatggatggatggatggatggatggatggatggatggatggatggatggatagatgagGTGTACTGATTGGTAATTAACTTCAGCTACCTGGTACAGCTTGTACTCACCTTCCCTGACAGGAGACGGTGACGTCCACGGCATTCTGATCCAACTCGGTCGCCACTGAGAGAACATTGGCCACCTGAACAATCTCCACACTTTCAATACCCTCTGCAGGgtttaagaacaacaacaaagacgGTAAAACATTATGAAGCAACCCTCagtattgtcttgtttttaaagtgcagtAATGTGATACGCACAATGATAGAACAACACTTACGAACAACATCCACGGACGTAGCGAGGGAGCCGTAGCGGTAGATTGTGCAGTCAGCTGTGAGCTCCGGGGCCTGTCTTTTGGCCACAACCAGGGCAACCTCGGCTGGAGTCGCTTCCACTTCAGCCTGAGCTTCACCCTCAACCACAGCCGCTTCTTCTTCACCTGCGAAACAGAGCTGTTATTagtgcttttgtttgtctttccaCTGCGTTTTAGTTTGAACTTGTGGTAAATCTTTACTTGCGGCGGCTTCAGTAGCAGCGACTACATTGTCAGTTTCCAGCGCTTCAGCCTCGGTGTCAGCTGGAGCCATCTCTTCTGTGGTCTCAGTGGCAGCAAGAGCAACTACGCCATCAGCAGgtgcttcagtttcagcttgtaCCACCTCTGTGGCGACGGACGTGGCCTCGGCAGATTCTACAGAAGCATCAGTGGCTTCCTGCTCCTCAGATACGTCTGCCTCAGGGGCAGCAGTGACACCGTCAGTCACCTCACCTGCAGCTTCTTCACTCTCTGCAGCCGGAGCAGCCGAGGCCGTGGCGTCAGTCGCGGGCACGTTTTCTGCAACTGCCACAtcttcagcagctgcttcagcGGCCTCCGgttcttcagctgctgcagcatcgGCCTCCTcttcagcagcatctgcttctcCAGCTGTGTCAGCAGGATCTTGCTCCGCTGGGACAACAGCTGCATCGACTTCTGCAGGAGCCACCGAGGCGACCTCTACAGACTCTGAGTCCGTATCAGCGGCGGGTTCCTCCTCAGCAGGCTGCACCGAGGCAGCGACTGGAGTGGCGTCAGAGGCAGGAATATCCAGAGCAATCACATCATCTTCTTCAGATGATGCAGCTGCAGGGGTGGAGGCCATGACAAccacagctggagcagcagagGCGTCAACAGGCAcaactgcaagaaaaacagaatactGTACGCTGATACATTAAACCCCCCAGaatgatcattttaaactcTTACCAGCTGTGGGGTTCTGACAGGAGTTAGGAATGCTCGCCATCAGGACCACCTGAGGTTTGAAGGTCCCAACCGACAGGTAGGTGTGTGTGACGGTGCGCTCTCTGGAGATGAGCGTTCCACTGTTGTCACCGAAGTCCCAGCTGAAGCTGACGTCCGCGCTGTTCAGGTACTGGCTGGGGTCGTGGATTGTGACGGCGAAGGCAATGGCTTGGTTCTGGATGAAGTTCTGGTCATTCTGGTTCACATCGTTGACTTGAGAAAGAGAAATCCTGAAGGGAACCTGAtctaatgacagaaaaacacacagagacattaTTAGGAGaattaaaaaatcaaattaactttatgaagCTTAGAGCTTAAAAGCCCCAAGCCACCTGTGATGGTGAAGTCCGTAGAGGCGTAGCCGAGGGGGACGAACTTGTCTCTTCCTCGGCAGTGATAGATGACGACCTCCATTTTGTAGGAGCCCAGTGGGACGTTATCTGTTTCAATGGAGAGTGAGGAGGAAGGTCCGCCTGCAACCTGCCAGTAACGGcctcaaagacaaaaacaaaatgataaaccATGATTATAAATCACCTCATGATCTGGAAACGTTTTAAAATTctcaatttttttgttaaaatgttgtttaaatggattaaataaaacatcattaagGAGCCATAATGGAGATTTTTATTGCCTTCTGCCGAAGGTGAAGGCGAAgatgtgtgtaagtgtgtgtttgctgctccttagatgagaagcaaaacatatttaactacagaatagaagtccagttgtgtttttttttaacttttttggatttaccgtTTACCTGAATGAATGAGAGTCTACACTATTGTGTGCTACAATGTACAAGTTGTGTGTTGCAGGAAATTTAATCTCAAGAGAAACACAATTTAcaacaacatatatatatatttaaagaaaactggacaaaagcagtttttgtttcaacaagGTTATTTAAAATTTACCCCATGTTTTCCAGACAAACACATAGCGGGGTTTCCTGTTCTGGGACTGGGTGAAAGGCGTGCCGTCAGGGAAAACTCCGGTCCACTCAGCGGTCCGGTCTGGATACACAGCCTGACCCTCCTGGTACTGACGTCCTGAACAAAGACAGTGACCATTTATCAAAAACACGGCATGGAAAACAATTCAGTCATTCCTCTGCAATAATTAACTTCAGTAtttcatttcaacattttgaaacacaactttttgaataaaaaatgtggttttactgatttctttccaaataaatccaggatttaaaaagaaaaaatcagacttttttcaGATAATCCCTATATCTAGTAGTGAAGGTTTTTGAAAATTTGTCACGATAAGTGTCAGTTTGTTGtactgaacatttatttataacgACCAAACCTAAAATGATTTCCACATCAGTCGTTCACACTGAACATTATCTCACCGTTGATGGTGCAGTTTTGTGCCCACACCACCTGGCCGTCGGGCAGCATCGTCTGGTTTGGTGGGAAATTAAGATTGATGGTGAAAGTTGATCTCGCTCCGGTCAGAGTGGGCGCATCATTcttaaggtcaaaggtcacctcaCCACCTggggaaattaaaaacacatgcacgatttaacatttaattagaATGTCAGAAATAACagcattagtttttttttatacaacaaaCGGGCCTCACCAAACCAACAGTTCCTGAACCTCGGGTCTCCATCCTGCCACACCGGATACATCCGGGAGTTCCACGATCGGTAACGTGTGAACTGACTTCTCTGTCCTGCAAAAAAATTACCACAAAGTCCAAAAAGAATCAATCAAGAGGAACAAAGGGAGCAAGAACAGGAGAAACTGATGGAAAACGTAGGTTTTAGTTATCTACAAACGAGTGAGAAATCAGGTGGACTTGAAGTTTTGCACATTATAAACATGAACTTTGGTTTTTGATGGGAGTGAAGGTTCTTGGTGGTGGGAGTCACACGGACCACAATCCCCCTCAATCCCTTTCATGTGACTCTCAGCTGAGCTCCGCCAATCCCACTGTGAGGTGTGAGGGCTCCCAGACTCAGCTGCAACAAAATCTGCCCCCaaaaatgagatgttttacttaaaacacGCTCATTTTACATCATTAATGAGTTCTACCTTGTTTTCTCATCACAGTTAGCTGAATTATAAGCTACacatttaatataataaaaaaggaacaatttaTTGGTGTAAAATCAGTTTGTAGAAGTTTACATGCTGTTACACAAAGAGCTGAGTGTGTGAACATGAAACGAGCGTGAAATAACAGAACCGACTGTTTGCTGTTCGATTTGTGGGCCAAACCGTGAAAAGTTCAAATAATAGAGTAAAATTCACACTGATTTCAGTTATCCTAAATAATTTATGCCCATGGTTTTAAACCGTACTGGTGCAAAGTCTGAAGCATGAcccagagaaaaagaaattcttttaaagatttgagCATTGTTATAAAACAGTTCAGTGAAGGTGGCttgagttagaaaaaaaaaataataatcaagaacatactttaaaaagttattatatttttcttaGTTGTGATAACTACTTATTTAGGTGCTAACAGCACCTAAACTGTTGAACAGCtgtgatttattaattttttttggtttttaagttCAGACATACTTACTTATCGCCACTACCGACGTAAAAGCCAAAACGAGTAACGCCACAGACCTCATCCTGGGTTCAGTTCTGCGTTTCCTCTCTGAGCACAGATCCTCACCCTGCTGTCCTGAATCCCAAACGGACCTCAAACCTCAAACCCCCCCTCAGTCTTTTTAAGATGCTCCTGGACCTGAATTACcataaaatctgttctggccTCTGACATCACTGGAGGTCTGCAGACTGGGACCTCCCCTTGTTGACTTTTCGTCTGTTCAGTCAGAACATTGTTGTTAATGTTGCCCGCCTCCACGAAAAATAGATGattatataaatgtttgtatgtctgttagcaaaatatctcattaatcactggatggattttaatgaaactttcacaaagtaattattgaaatgatttactttttgaataatttcaagatggccaccacagctaattgactttggtgaacacaaaaatggccatcatttgatcaaatttatagctattgagctgaaatttagcgtggtagtagcggaaagtcatcctcaacacatactctgagcacaaacagattttttaatatctcatcagattgtttttacaaggtttgaccaaaacggctataattcaCTCCTTCCAGGAAATGTTAGGCCtttgatttaatcatttttgaatGATTAATGAACTGAGTATTTTCACTGTTAAATCCCAAAACCAGGAGCTCAGATTACTGAATGgtaatgtacataaaaaaataaaaattaaaatctggaTAAAGAGCCTGTTAATTATTCAAAATGAACCCCTGGAAATAGAAAGCCTTGAGAACATTACAGGAAATACAGTAAATagttttagtcaataaaaat is part of the Kryptolebias marmoratus isolate JLee-2015 linkage group LG4, ASM164957v2, whole genome shotgun sequence genome and harbors:
- the pmela gene encoding premelanosome protein a, giving the protein MRSVALLVLAFTSVVAIRQRSQFTRYRSWNSRMYPVWQDGDPRFRNCWFGGEVTFDLKNDAPTLTGARSTFTINLNFPPNQTMLPDGQVVWAQNCTINGRQYQEGQAVYPDRTAEWTGVFPDGTPFTQSQNRKPRYVFVWKTWGRYWQVAGGPSSSLSIETDNVPLGSYKMEVVIYHCRGRDKFVPLGYASTDFTITDQVPFRISLSQVNDVNQNDQNFIQNQAIAFAVTIHDPSQYLNSADVSFSWDFGDNSGTLISRERTVTHTYLSVGTFKPQVVLMASIPNSCQNPTAVVPVDASAAPAVVVMASTPAAASSEEDDVIALDIPASDATPVAASVQPAEEEPAADTDSESVEVASVAPAEVDAAVVPAEQDPADTAGEADAAEEEADAAAAEEPEAAEAAAEDVAVAENVPATDATASAAPAAESEEAAGEVTDGVTAAPEADVSEEQEATDASVESAEATSVATEVVQAETEAPADGVVALAATETTEEMAPADTEAEALETDNVVAATEAAASEEEAAVVEGEAQAEVEATPAEVALVVAKRQAPELTADCTIYRYGSLATSVDVVQGIESVEIVQVANVLSVATELDQNAVDVTVSCQGSLPSEVCTVISDADCITPVQTICNTASPSPDCQMVLRQFFNDTGVFCLNVSLTNDVSLAMASARVNVAVASGGSPAGTAATVLGGMVLACVVCCLGLMYRRFKQYQPLRDDHAENGGSFSVTSVPLLLWNLLSRQSPGESRPLLQGRVV